In Micromonospora sp. WMMD980, the following are encoded in one genomic region:
- the thrC gene encoding threonine synthase, with protein MTSTLPAVSGIDTTRSPARALVCRACSARYPLAAQHACYECFGPLEVDYDTAALATVTREQIEAGPNSIWRYAALLPAGQDPATRVTLDPGLTPLVAAGNLAAELGLTGPLWVKDDSANPTHSFKDRVVSVALTAARALGFTRYACASTGNLANSVAAHAARAGVPSVVFIPSDLEQGKVVTTAVYGGDLVAIDGSYDDVNRLCGELVETDEFEDTAFVNVNVRPFYAEGSKTLGYEVAEQLGWRIPAQVVIPMASGELLTKIDKAFTELVEIGLVEAPAGGWTVFGAQSAGCNPIAAALHDDRDTIVPVKPTGIAKSLNIGDPAAGVYALEAVRRTGGWMAYADDDEIRAAIRLLARTTGVFAETAGGVTVAVLRKLVESGRLDPTAETVVFNTGEGLKTLDAVAAESGPTHRIKPNLRAARDAGLLS; from the coding sequence ATGACGTCGACGCTTCCCGCCGTCTCCGGCATCGACACCACCCGCAGCCCGGCCCGCGCCCTGGTCTGTCGCGCCTGTTCCGCGCGCTACCCGCTGGCCGCCCAGCACGCCTGCTACGAGTGTTTCGGCCCGCTGGAGGTCGACTACGACACCGCCGCGCTGGCCACCGTCACCCGGGAGCAGATCGAGGCCGGCCCGAACAGCATCTGGCGTTACGCCGCCCTGCTGCCGGCCGGCCAGGACCCGGCCACCCGGGTCACCCTCGACCCGGGGTTGACCCCGCTGGTCGCCGCCGGGAACCTCGCCGCCGAGCTGGGCCTCACCGGCCCGCTCTGGGTCAAGGACGACAGCGCCAACCCCACCCACTCGTTCAAGGACCGGGTGGTGTCGGTGGCGCTCACCGCCGCCCGGGCGCTCGGTTTCACCCGCTACGCCTGCGCGTCCACCGGCAACCTGGCCAACTCGGTCGCCGCGCACGCGGCGCGGGCGGGCGTGCCGTCGGTGGTCTTCATCCCCAGCGACCTGGAACAGGGCAAGGTCGTCACCACCGCGGTCTACGGCGGCGACCTGGTCGCCATCGACGGCTCGTACGACGACGTGAACCGGCTCTGCGGCGAGCTGGTGGAGACCGACGAGTTCGAGGACACCGCGTTCGTCAACGTCAACGTCCGGCCGTTCTACGCCGAGGGCTCCAAGACGCTCGGCTACGAGGTGGCCGAGCAGTTGGGCTGGCGGATCCCGGCCCAGGTGGTCATCCCGATGGCCTCCGGCGAGCTGCTCACGAAGATCGACAAGGCGTTCACCGAGCTGGTCGAGATCGGGCTGGTGGAGGCGCCGGCCGGCGGCTGGACGGTGTTCGGCGCACAGTCCGCCGGCTGCAACCCGATCGCCGCCGCGCTGCACGACGACCGCGACACCATCGTCCCGGTCAAGCCGACCGGCATCGCCAAGTCGCTGAACATCGGCGACCCCGCCGCCGGCGTCTACGCGCTGGAGGCGGTCCGCCGCACCGGCGGCTGGATGGCGTACGCCGACGACGACGAGATCCGCGCGGCCATCCGGCTGCTCGCCCGCACCACCGGCGTGTTCGCCGAGACCGCGGGCGGCGTGACGGTGGCGGTGCTGCGCAAGCTGGTGGAGTCCGGCCGGCTCGATCCCACGGCGGAGACGGTGGTCTTCAACACCGGCGAGGGCCTCAAGACCCTCGACGCCGTGGCCGCCGAGTCCGGCCCCACCCACCGGATCAAGCCCAACCTCCGCGCCGCCCGAGACGCCGGCCTCCTCTCCTGA
- a CDS encoding GNAT family N-acetyltransferase has product MTSAPTPTTVRRIRPEDAARMRALRLEMLADAPLAFLETVAEAAARPHADFAARVATVSRGDHTAQFVADQGGRLVGHAGGTAAPDEPGLTLVYAVYVTPRRRGTGLLAALVDEVAVWSRACGRPELMMEVVVGNDRAYRAYQKLGFTDTGVRVRHPRIPALRELQMRRPA; this is encoded by the coding sequence ATGACCAGCGCGCCCACCCCGACCACGGTCCGCCGGATCCGCCCCGAGGACGCCGCCCGGATGCGGGCGCTGCGGCTGGAGATGCTGGCCGACGCCCCGCTGGCCTTCCTGGAGACCGTCGCCGAGGCCGCCGCCCGACCACACGCGGACTTCGCGGCCCGGGTGGCGACCGTCTCCCGGGGCGACCACACCGCCCAGTTCGTCGCCGACCAGGGCGGTCGCCTGGTCGGCCACGCCGGGGGCACGGCCGCACCGGACGAGCCCGGGCTGACGCTCGTGTACGCGGTCTACGTGACGCCGCGACGGCGGGGCACCGGGCTGCTGGCCGCGCTCGTGGACGAGGTGGCGGTCTGGTCCCGTGCCTGCGGGCGGCCGGAACTGATGATGGAGGTGGTGGTCGGCAACGACCGCGCCTACCGGGCCTACCAGAAGCTGGGCTTCACCGACACCGGCGTACGCGTCCGGCACCCCCGGATCCCCGCCCTGCGCGAACTCCAGATGCGCCGCCCGGCCTGA
- the groL gene encoding chaperonin GroEL (60 kDa chaperone family; promotes refolding of misfolded polypeptides especially under stressful conditions; forms two stacked rings of heptamers to form a barrel-shaped 14mer; ends can be capped by GroES; misfolded proteins enter the barrel where they are refolded when GroES binds): protein MAKMIAFDEEARRGLERGMNQLADAVKVTLGPKGRNVVLEKKWGAPTITNDGVSIAKEIELEDPYEKIGAELVKEVAKKTDDVAGDGTTTATVLAQALVREGLRNVAAGANPMALKRGIEAAVANVSEELLKLAKDVETKEQIASTASISAADPSVGEIIAEAMDKVGKEGVITVEESNTFGLELELTEGMRFDKGYISAYFMTDPERMEAVFDDPYILIVNSKISSVKDLLPILEKVMQSGKPLLIIAEDLEGEALATLVVNKVRGTFKSVAVKAPGFGDRRKAMLTDIAILAGGQVISEEVGLKLDAVNLDMLGRARKVVVTKDETTVVDGAGDAEQIQGRVNQIRAEIDKSDSDYDREKLQERLAKLAGGVAVIKVGAATEVELKERKHRIEDAVRNAKAAVEEGIVPGGGVALVQAGKTAFDKLDLAGDEATGAQIVKIALDAPLRQIAVNAGLEGGVVVERVRNLDPGHGLNAASGEYVDLLAAGIIDPAKVTRSALQNAASIAALFLTTEAVVADKPEKTPAAPAGPGGGEMDF from the coding sequence ATGGCCAAGATGATCGCGTTCGACGAAGAGGCGCGCCGCGGCCTCGAGCGGGGCATGAACCAGCTCGCCGACGCCGTGAAGGTGACGCTCGGCCCGAAGGGCCGCAACGTCGTGCTCGAGAAGAAGTGGGGTGCCCCCACCATCACCAACGATGGTGTGAGCATCGCCAAGGAGATCGAGCTCGAGGACCCGTACGAGAAGATCGGCGCCGAGCTGGTCAAGGAGGTCGCGAAGAAGACCGACGACGTCGCCGGTGACGGCACGACGACGGCGACCGTCCTGGCCCAGGCCCTGGTTCGCGAGGGTCTGCGCAACGTGGCCGCCGGCGCCAACCCGATGGCCCTGAAGCGGGGCATCGAGGCCGCCGTGGCCAACGTCTCGGAGGAGCTGCTCAAGCTCGCCAAGGACGTGGAGACCAAGGAGCAGATCGCCTCCACCGCCTCCATCTCCGCCGCTGACCCCAGCGTCGGTGAGATCATCGCCGAGGCGATGGACAAGGTGGGCAAGGAAGGCGTCATCACCGTCGAGGAGAGCAACACCTTCGGCCTGGAGCTCGAGCTCACCGAGGGCATGCGCTTCGACAAGGGCTACATCTCCGCCTACTTCATGACCGACCCGGAGCGTATGGAGGCCGTCTTCGACGACCCGTACATCCTGATCGTCAACAGCAAGATCTCGTCGGTGAAGGATCTCCTCCCGATCCTGGAGAAGGTCATGCAGTCGGGCAAGCCGCTGCTGATCATCGCCGAGGACCTGGAGGGCGAGGCCCTGGCCACCCTGGTGGTCAACAAGGTCCGTGGCACCTTCAAGTCGGTCGCCGTCAAGGCGCCGGGCTTCGGTGACCGCCGCAAGGCCATGCTGACCGACATCGCCATCCTCGCCGGTGGCCAGGTCATCAGCGAGGAGGTCGGCCTCAAGCTGGACGCCGTCAACCTCGACATGCTGGGCCGTGCCCGCAAGGTCGTGGTGACCAAGGACGAGACCACCGTGGTCGACGGCGCCGGTGACGCCGAGCAGATCCAGGGCCGGGTGAACCAGATCCGTGCCGAGATCGACAAGAGCGACTCCGACTACGACCGGGAGAAGCTGCAGGAGCGTCTGGCCAAGCTGGCCGGCGGTGTTGCGGTGATCAAGGTCGGCGCGGCTACCGAGGTCGAGCTGAAGGAGCGCAAGCACCGCATCGAGGACGCCGTCCGTAACGCGAAGGCCGCCGTCGAGGAGGGCATCGTCCCGGGTGGTGGCGTCGCGCTGGTGCAGGCCGGCAAGACCGCCTTCGACAAGCTGGACCTGGCCGGCGACGAGGCCACCGGCGCGCAGATCGTCAAGATCGCGCTGGACGCCCCGCTGCGGCAGATCGCCGTCAACGCCGGCCTCGAGGGTGGCGTCGTCGTCGAGCGGGTTCGCAACCTCGACCCGGGTCACGGCCTCAACGCCGCGTCCGGCGAGTACGTGGACCTGCTGGCCGCCGGCATCATCGACCCGGCCAAGGTGACGCGTTCCGCGCTGCAGAACGCCGCCTCGATCGCCGCGCTGTTCCTCACCACCGAGGCCGTCGTGGCGGACAAGCCGGAGAAGACCCCGGCCGCCCCGGCCGGTCCGGGTGGCGGGGAGATGGACTTCTGA
- a CDS encoding GNAT family N-acetyltransferase, whose translation MGLTVAPLDPADLPTLDAAYRIDCAARAVDEPDLPPTCRRRFEALLRHPMPGIDGRWVVARLDGEPVGWLRLHLHTLENTENASVELVVDPAHRRRGIGRALHEHGRRLLREHGGERLVGSTAAALPGEEDREFPGTAFAAAMGAKAANADVRGRLDVAALDRRRLAALLADARSAATGYRQVHWRDRAPDDHVSDVAHLEGRLLLDAPMGELTWEQEKMDTERKRSVERALDARGVRRYNTGAVHEASGRLVGWSQLSFAASSTEHAWQQITIVDPDHRGHRLGLLCKAANLGYALAHEPALRTVDTWNAAANAPMIAINEQLGFRPAAGSVDWQLTI comes from the coding sequence ATGGGCCTGACCGTCGCGCCGCTCGATCCCGCCGACCTGCCGACCCTCGACGCGGCGTACCGGATCGACTGCGCGGCCCGCGCCGTCGACGAACCGGACCTGCCCCCGACCTGCCGACGGCGGTTCGAGGCGCTGCTGCGGCACCCGATGCCGGGCATCGACGGGCGCTGGGTCGTCGCCCGCCTCGACGGGGAGCCGGTCGGTTGGCTCCGGTTGCACCTGCACACGCTGGAGAACACCGAGAACGCCAGCGTCGAGCTGGTGGTGGACCCGGCCCACCGGCGGCGCGGGATCGGCCGCGCGCTGCACGAGCACGGCCGGCGGCTGCTCCGGGAGCACGGCGGCGAGCGGCTGGTCGGCTCCACCGCCGCCGCGCTTCCCGGCGAGGAGGACCGCGAGTTCCCCGGCACCGCGTTCGCCGCCGCGATGGGCGCGAAGGCGGCGAACGCCGACGTGCGCGGCCGGCTCGACGTGGCCGCGCTCGACCGGCGCCGGCTGGCCGCGCTGCTGGCCGACGCCCGCTCGGCGGCCACCGGCTACCGGCAGGTGCACTGGCGTGACCGCGCGCCCGACGACCACGTCTCGGACGTCGCCCACCTGGAGGGCCGGCTGCTGCTCGACGCGCCCATGGGGGAGCTGACGTGGGAGCAGGAGAAGATGGACACCGAGCGCAAACGGAGCGTGGAACGGGCGCTCGACGCCCGCGGCGTGCGCCGCTACAACACCGGCGCGGTGCACGAGGCGTCCGGGCGGCTGGTCGGCTGGAGCCAGCTCAGCTTCGCCGCGAGCAGCACCGAGCACGCCTGGCAGCAGATCACCATCGTCGACCCCGACCACCGCGGCCACCGGCTCGGCCTGCTCTGCAAGGCCGCCAACCTGGGGTACGCGCTGGCGCACGAACCGGCGCTGCGGACCGTCGACACCTGGAACGCCGCCGCCAACGCCCCGATGATCGCGATCAACGAACAGCTCGGTTTCCGCCCGGCAGCGGGCTCGGTCGACTGGCAGTTGACGATCTGA
- the paaN gene encoding phenylacetic acid degradation protein PaaN, whose protein sequence is MTETPHPLYDRHAETLDRALTAITERGYWSAYPESPSPRVYGETAAADGKAAFEAYLGGDFPLDQAGDGTTVATEVSPFGVPLGVRYPHAGADQLVDAASAALPAWRDAGPKARAGVCLEILDRLHKNIFELANAVQFTSGQAFVMAFQAGGAHALDRALEAVAYAYTEMSRHPGTAGWEKAAGKGDPLRMTKTFHVVPRGVALVIGCNTFPTWNSYPGLFASLVTGNPVVVKPHPRAVLPLAITVRYARQVLAEAGFDPNLVQLAPEAAGEKLASTLALHPAVKIVDFTGSTEYGDWLESNARQAAVYTEKAGLNTVVIDSTDDFAGLCRNLGFTLTLYSGQMCTTSQNLLIPRDGIETDQGHKSFAEVAAGIAGAVAKLTADPARGVELTGAIVNDGVLERLDEVTKVGEPVLESRTVEHPSFPGAVVRTPTVVKLDAGDTATYAREWFGPISFAIATDSTEHSLRVLRETVGEKGALTAAVYSTDEAVLDAAEAAALDAGVHLSCNLTGGVFVNQSAAFSDFHGSGANPAANSALTDGAYVANRFRIVQSRRHA, encoded by the coding sequence ATGACGGAGACCCCGCACCCCCTGTACGACAGGCACGCCGAGACCCTCGACCGGGCGCTGACCGCGATCACGGAGCGCGGGTACTGGTCCGCCTATCCCGAGTCGCCCAGCCCCCGGGTGTACGGCGAGACCGCCGCCGCCGACGGCAAGGCCGCCTTCGAGGCGTACCTGGGCGGCGACTTCCCGCTCGACCAGGCCGGTGACGGCACCACCGTGGCGACCGAGGTCAGCCCGTTCGGCGTGCCGCTCGGCGTGCGCTACCCGCACGCCGGCGCCGACCAGCTCGTGGATGCCGCCTCGGCGGCGTTGCCGGCCTGGCGTGACGCCGGCCCGAAGGCCCGGGCCGGGGTGTGCCTGGAGATCCTCGACCGTCTCCACAAGAACATCTTCGAGCTGGCCAACGCGGTGCAGTTCACCAGCGGCCAGGCGTTCGTGATGGCGTTCCAGGCCGGTGGCGCGCACGCGCTGGACCGGGCGCTGGAGGCGGTCGCCTACGCGTACACGGAGATGAGCCGCCACCCGGGGACGGCCGGCTGGGAGAAGGCCGCCGGCAAGGGCGACCCGCTGCGGATGACCAAGACGTTCCACGTGGTGCCGCGCGGGGTCGCGCTGGTCATCGGCTGCAACACGTTCCCGACCTGGAACTCGTACCCCGGGTTGTTCGCCTCGCTGGTCACCGGCAACCCGGTGGTGGTGAAGCCGCACCCGCGCGCCGTGCTGCCGCTGGCGATCACCGTGCGGTACGCCCGCCAGGTGCTCGCCGAGGCCGGCTTCGACCCGAACCTGGTCCAGCTCGCCCCGGAGGCGGCCGGCGAGAAGCTCGCCTCGACGCTGGCCCTGCACCCGGCCGTGAAGATCGTCGACTTCACCGGTTCCACCGAGTACGGCGACTGGCTGGAGTCCAACGCCCGGCAGGCCGCCGTCTACACCGAGAAGGCCGGCCTGAACACGGTGGTGATCGACTCCACAGACGACTTCGCCGGCCTCTGCCGCAACCTGGGCTTCACGCTCACGCTCTACAGCGGCCAGATGTGCACCACCTCGCAGAACCTGCTGATCCCCCGCGACGGCATCGAGACCGACCAGGGGCACAAGAGCTTCGCCGAGGTGGCCGCCGGGATCGCCGGCGCGGTCGCCAAGCTGACCGCCGACCCGGCCCGGGGCGTGGAGCTGACCGGCGCCATCGTCAACGACGGGGTGTTGGAGCGCCTCGACGAGGTGACCAAGGTCGGTGAGCCGGTGCTGGAGTCCCGCACCGTCGAGCACCCGTCCTTCCCGGGCGCCGTGGTGCGGACCCCGACGGTGGTGAAGCTGGACGCCGGCGACACCGCGACGTACGCGCGGGAGTGGTTCGGGCCGATCTCGTTCGCCATCGCGACCGACTCGACCGAGCACAGCCTGCGGGTGCTGCGCGAGACGGTGGGGGAGAAGGGCGCGCTGACCGCCGCCGTCTACTCCACCGACGAGGCGGTGCTGGACGCGGCCGAGGCGGCCGCCCTCGACGCGGGCGTCCACCTGTCCTGCAACCTGACCGGCGGCGTGTTCGTCAACCAGTCGGCGGCGTTCTCGGACTTCCACGGCTCGGGCGCGAACCCGGCGGCGAACTCCGCGCTGACCGACGGCGCCTACGTCGCGAACCGCTTCCGCATCGTCCAGTCACGCCGCCACGCATGA
- a CDS encoding cold-shock protein — MAQGTVKWFNAEKGYGFIAVDGGQDVFVHFSAIEMDGYKALDDGQRVEFEIAQGQKGPQAERVRVIA, encoded by the coding sequence GTGGCACAGGGCACCGTGAAGTGGTTCAACGCCGAGAAGGGCTACGGCTTCATCGCCGTCGACGGCGGGCAGGACGTCTTCGTCCACTTCTCCGCGATCGAGATGGACGGCTACAAGGCGCTCGACGACGGCCAGCGGGTCGAGTTCGAGATCGCCCAGGGCCAGAAGGGCCCGCAGGCCGAGCGGGTCCGCGTCATCGCCTGA
- a CDS encoding GNAT family N-acetyltransferase, which produces MEIIELGPDRLPEVVDLCRRALDLPEDATEAPAVVATLTERAATDRTVLRLGAIRDGVLLGVLLGSLSATDPRRGHVDLVAVAPAERRQGIGAALLTGAEARLAALGAAELLLAGNPPHYAWPGIDVRYTPAICAALRLGYRQDRTAWNMTAALTEGSPALRPTGPAEQRLAARGVTVRRAEPADLPALAAFARSVFGGTWDGELAGSLGRPDAGTHLAERAGEILGFAAYGSARPSWFGPMGTAPAAEGSGIGGVLLRRCLQDQAAAGISAAQIGWVGPVPFYSGAAGARIERVFFLYRKAIKGA; this is translated from the coding sequence ATGGAGATCATCGAGCTGGGCCCGGACCGGCTGCCCGAGGTCGTCGACCTCTGCCGGCGGGCGCTGGACCTGCCGGAGGACGCGACCGAGGCGCCGGCCGTGGTGGCCACGTTGACCGAGCGGGCGGCGACCGACCGGACGGTGCTGCGGCTCGGCGCGATCCGCGACGGCGTGCTGCTCGGGGTCCTGCTCGGGTCGCTGTCGGCCACCGATCCGCGACGTGGCCACGTCGACCTGGTCGCGGTGGCCCCGGCGGAGCGCCGGCAGGGGATCGGCGCGGCGCTGCTGACCGGGGCGGAGGCGCGGCTGGCCGCGCTCGGCGCGGCCGAGCTGCTGCTCGCCGGCAACCCGCCGCACTACGCCTGGCCGGGCATCGACGTCCGGTACACCCCGGCGATCTGCGCCGCGCTGCGGCTCGGCTACCGGCAGGACCGGACGGCGTGGAACATGACCGCCGCGCTGACCGAGGGTTCGCCGGCGCTGCGCCCGACCGGGCCCGCCGAGCAGCGCCTGGCCGCCCGGGGCGTGACGGTACGCCGGGCGGAGCCGGCGGACCTGCCGGCGCTGGCCGCGTTCGCCCGGTCGGTGTTCGGTGGCACCTGGGACGGCGAGCTGGCCGGCTCGCTGGGCCGCCCGGACGCGGGCACGCACCTGGCCGAGCGGGCCGGCGAAATCCTCGGCTTCGCCGCGTACGGGTCGGCGCGGCCGAGCTGGTTCGGACCGATGGGCACCGCACCGGCGGCCGAGGGTTCCGGGATCGGCGGGGTGCTGCTGCGCCGCTGCCTCCAGGACCAGGCGGCGGCCGGGATCAGCGCGGCGCAGATCGGCTGGGTGGGGCCGGTGCCGTTCTACTCCGGCGCGGCCGGCGCGCGGATCGAGCGGGTCTTCTTCCTCTACCGGAAAGCCATCAAAGGCGCATAA
- a CDS encoding S8 family serine peptidase — MTMLTGPPAASVPLPPRETGPWPVVAAVATGVWAVLVTVPGQVTGWLIDQVVLVTGLDRAVAVWPVIAVVTMLLAGGPALALALLPRSPAVRAAGRAWTGGAVALGAATLLRALPPVHHEAYLAALASTAALLALVVARLPRRPAATASSGRAVPRPPDVVPGPGGGDVVPGPGGGDVVPAVPAATPGTAGGGRRPGAVTLLAVAAGLAVLLPWLWVGALGGLLETVLAGLAAAAFGALAGVLLGPEFWAGLAPGTAVRPARLVLVGGLVAGVTLTLLAAGAGQSGAQLPGLLLLPPLGFVLGALEVAARHAGRPAGPAPARWLIGLALAGPLALTDPEEITLLLAAARDVPFWVAVGAGVAFAVAVLLAVGYGVLLARPGANAPRRGVAGLAAGAVLAAGAVVYVLPGQPGLYGERLLVVLREQADLSGLPAGAGRAGRDARAAEVYRRLVDTAERSQSDLRRTLARMRLDPTPYYLVNAISTDGGPAVRAWLSSRPEVARVLVEQRPRPLPAAAPPARGDAPAPTGPTWNVTLIGADRVWSELGVTGAGVVVGSSDSGVDGRHPALAGGFRGGDDSWYDPWEHRRAPADRGGHGTHTLGSAVGRGGIGVAPGASWVGCVNLDRNLGSPARYLDCLQFMLAPFPPGGDPLTDGRPQRAPDVLTNSWGCPPLEGCDAGALRPATAALAAAGILVVAAAGNEGPTCGSISDPPAPYPHVLTVGAVDRSRRLTDFSSRGPAGTAAKPDLVAPGAAVPSAFPGGGYAALDGTSMATPQVAGVVALMWSANPTLVGDLDRTRRILTETATPATVPAGSSCGGTRDLVGAGLVDAYAAVRAARAG; from the coding sequence ATGACCATGCTGACCGGTCCGCCCGCTGCTTCCGTACCCCTGCCGCCGCGCGAGACCGGGCCGTGGCCGGTCGTCGCGGCGGTGGCGACCGGCGTCTGGGCGGTGCTGGTCACCGTGCCCGGCCAGGTCACCGGCTGGTTGATCGACCAGGTGGTGCTGGTCACCGGGCTGGACCGGGCGGTGGCGGTCTGGCCGGTGATCGCGGTGGTCACCATGCTGCTGGCCGGTGGGCCGGCGCTGGCGCTGGCGCTGCTGCCCCGTTCCCCGGCGGTGCGGGCGGCCGGGCGGGCGTGGACCGGCGGCGCGGTCGCGCTCGGCGCGGCGACGCTGCTGCGGGCACTGCCGCCGGTGCACCACGAGGCATACCTGGCCGCGCTGGCGTCGACCGCCGCGCTGCTCGCGCTCGTGGTGGCCCGGTTGCCCCGCCGCCCGGCCGCGACGGCGTCGTCCGGCCGTGCCGTTCCCCGGCCGCCGGACGTGGTGCCGGGACCGGGCGGAGGCGACGTGGTGCCGGGACCGGGCGGAGGCGACGTGGTGCCCGCGGTTCCGGCGGCGACGCCGGGAACGGCCGGCGGCGGGCGGCGGCCCGGCGCGGTGACGCTGTTGGCGGTCGCCGCCGGGCTGGCGGTCCTGCTGCCCTGGCTCTGGGTGGGCGCGCTGGGCGGGCTGCTGGAGACGGTGCTCGCCGGACTGGCCGCCGCCGCGTTCGGCGCGCTGGCCGGGGTGCTGCTCGGACCCGAGTTCTGGGCCGGCCTCGCCCCCGGCACGGCGGTCCGGCCGGCCCGGCTGGTGCTGGTCGGCGGCCTGGTCGCCGGCGTCACGCTGACGCTGCTCGCGGCCGGCGCGGGGCAGTCGGGCGCCCAGTTGCCGGGCCTGCTCCTGCTGCCGCCGCTCGGCTTCGTGCTGGGCGCGCTGGAAGTCGCGGCCCGGCACGCCGGTCGGCCGGCCGGGCCGGCGCCGGCGCGCTGGCTGATCGGCCTGGCGCTGGCCGGGCCGCTGGCGCTGACCGACCCGGAGGAGATCACGCTGCTGCTGGCCGCCGCCCGCGACGTGCCGTTCTGGGTCGCGGTCGGTGCCGGCGTCGCGTTCGCCGTCGCGGTCCTGCTCGCCGTCGGGTACGGCGTGCTGCTCGCCCGCCCGGGGGCGAACGCGCCCCGCCGGGGCGTGGCCGGGCTGGCCGCCGGGGCGGTGCTGGCCGCCGGGGCGGTGGTCTACGTGCTGCCCGGCCAGCCGGGCCTGTACGGCGAGCGGCTGCTGGTAGTGCTGCGTGAGCAGGCCGACCTGAGCGGCCTGCCGGCCGGCGCGGGCCGGGCCGGGCGGGACGCCCGGGCGGCCGAGGTCTACCGGCGGCTGGTCGACACCGCCGAGCGCAGCCAGAGCGACCTGCGCCGCACGTTGGCCCGGATGCGCCTCGACCCGACGCCCTACTACCTGGTCAACGCGATCTCCACGGACGGCGGCCCGGCGGTCCGGGCCTGGCTGTCCAGCCGCCCCGAGGTGGCCCGGGTGCTCGTCGAGCAACGACCGCGCCCGCTGCCCGCCGCGGCGCCGCCGGCCCGGGGTGACGCGCCGGCGCCGACCGGCCCGACCTGGAACGTGACGCTGATCGGCGCGGACCGGGTCTGGTCGGAGCTGGGCGTCACCGGCGCCGGCGTGGTGGTGGGCAGCTCGGACTCCGGCGTGGACGGACGGCACCCGGCGCTGGCGGGCGGCTTCCGGGGCGGCGACGACTCCTGGTACGACCCGTGGGAGCACCGCCGCGCGCCGGCCGACCGGGGCGGCCACGGCACGCACACGCTCGGCAGCGCGGTGGGCCGGGGTGGGATCGGGGTGGCGCCGGGCGCGAGCTGGGTCGGCTGCGTCAACCTGGACCGCAACCTCGGCAGCCCGGCCCGCTATCTCGACTGCCTCCAGTTCATGCTGGCGCCGTTCCCGCCCGGCGGTGACCCGCTCACCGACGGGCGGCCGCAGCGCGCTCCGGACGTGCTGACCAACTCGTGGGGCTGCCCACCCCTGGAGGGGTGCGACGCGGGGGCGTTGCGCCCGGCGACCGCCGCGCTGGCCGCCGCCGGCATCCTGGTGGTGGCCGCCGCCGGCAACGAGGGCCCCACCTGCGGTTCCATCTCCGACCCGCCGGCGCCCTACCCGCACGTGCTGACCGTCGGCGCGGTCGACAGGTCCCGCCGGCTCACCGACTTCTCCAGCCGGGGCCCGGCCGGCACGGCAGCGAAGCCCGACCTGGTGGCCCCCGGCGCGGCCGTGCCGTCCGCGTTCCCCGGCGGCGGGTACGCCGCCCTGGACGGCACCTCGATGGCGACTCCGCAGGTGGCGGGCGTGGTGGCGTTGATGTGGTCGGCGAACCCGACGCTGGTCGGGGACCTGGACCGGACCCGGCGGATCCTCACCGAGACCGCCACCCCGGCCACCGTCCCGGCCGGCTCGAGCTGTGGCGGCACCCGGGACCTGGTCGGCGCCGGCCTGGTCGACGCGTACGCGGCGGTGCGGGCCGCCCGGGCCGGTTAA